A single Oryctolagus cuniculus chromosome 16, mOryCun1.1, whole genome shotgun sequence DNA region contains:
- the RAX2 gene encoding LOW QUALITY PROTEIN: retina and anterior neural fold homeobox protein 2 (The sequence of the model RefSeq protein was modified relative to this genomic sequence to represent the inferred CDS: inserted 2 bases in 2 codons), with protein sequence MFLSAGEGPAPEAGPGEEAPRKRRRXRTTFTTHQLHQLERAFEASHYPDVCSREELAAEVHLPEVRVQVWLQNRRTKWYRQERLESGSGAVAXPEAPARQFARPPAALLPSEPWLGPAPAAMPGLPRLLGPGLGLQVPLGAHALGPGLVDGFALEEASLRLLAKEHAQALDRAWPPA encoded by the exons ATGTTCCTGagcgcgggggaggggccggcgcccgAGGCGGGGCCGGGCGAGGAAGCCCCCCGGAAGCGGCGCC AGCGCACGACCTTCACCACGCACCAGCTGCACCAGCTGGAGCGGGCCTTCGAGGCCTCGCACTACCCCGACGTGTGCAGCCGCGAGGAGCTGGCGGCCGAGGTGCACCTGCCCGAGGTGCGTGTGCAG GTGTGGCTCCAGAACCGCCGAACCAAGTGGTACCGCCAAGAGCGCCTGGAGTCCGGCTCCGGAGCCGTGG GCCCCGAGGCCCCAGCACGGCAGTTCGCCCGGCCCCCCGCCGCACTGCTGCCCTCCGAGCCCTGGCTGGGTCCCGCGCCCGCGGCCATGCCGGGGCTGCCCCGCCTGCTGGGCcccggcctggggctgcaggtgccgCTGGGGGCGCACgccctggggccaggcctggtgGACGGCTTCGCGCTGGAGGAGGCGTCCCTGAGGCTGCTGGCCAAGGAGCACGCGCAGGCGCTGGACAGGGCCTGGCCGCCGGCCTGA
- the MRPL54 gene encoding large ribosomal subunit protein mL54, which translates to MAARSLFGATRTWACWGVRALPGPVAPEKLVVRGYAKKPVTKAGKGGAAGEALRDPEVCTDPERLCTHAMGVNIYKEGADVALRPDAEYPAWLFEMHLGAPWRLEELDPETRAYWRLLRKQNIWRHNRLSRRKTL; encoded by the exons ATGGCGGCCAGAAGCCTGTTCGGGGCTACCCGGACCTGGGCCTGCTGGGGAGTGCGAGCGCTCCCAGGTCCCGTCGCCCCTGAAAAACTCGTGGTCCGGGGTTATGCCAAGAAACCAG TCACCAAGGCGGGCAAAGGCGGCGCGGCGGGCGAGGCCCTGCGGGACCCCGAGGTGTGCACCGACCCCGAGCGGCTCTGCACGCACGCCATGGGCGTCAACATCTACAAGGAGGGCGCAGACGTGGCCCTGAGGCCGGATGCCGAGTACCCCGCGTG GCTCTTCGAGATGCACCTgggcgccccctggcggctgGAGGAGCTGGACCCCGAGACCCGCGCCTACTGGCGGCTGCTGCGGAAACAGAACATCTGGCGCCACAACCGGCTGAGCAGGAGGAAGACGCTGTAG